Proteins encoded within one genomic window of Sphaerotilus montanus:
- the dmpE gene encoding 2-oxopent-4-enoate hydratase, translating to MDTQTIERYGDELYASLLSRIPVEPLTNREPGITIDDAYQIQLRMIQRRLDAGEVVIGKKIGVTSKVVMDMLGVNQPDFGHLLSGMVFNEGEPVDTSKMIAPKAEAEVAFILARDLTGPGVTAADVLRATDCVMPCFEIVDSRIKDWKIKIQDTVADNASCGVLTLGGTRRSPRDLDLALAGMVLEKNGEIISTSCGASVQGSPVNAVAWLANTLGRLGISLKAGDVILSGSQSPLVPVKAGDSLHCSVGGLGSTSVRFI from the coding sequence ATGGACACCCAGACGATCGAACGCTACGGCGACGAGCTGTACGCCTCGCTGCTCAGCCGCATCCCCGTCGAGCCGCTGACCAACCGCGAACCCGGCATCACCATCGACGACGCCTACCAGATCCAGCTCCGCATGATCCAGCGCCGCCTCGACGCGGGCGAAGTCGTGATCGGCAAGAAGATCGGCGTGACCAGCAAGGTGGTGATGGACATGCTCGGCGTGAACCAGCCGGACTTCGGGCACCTGCTCTCGGGCATGGTGTTCAACGAAGGCGAGCCGGTGGACACGTCCAAGATGATCGCGCCGAAGGCCGAGGCCGAGGTGGCGTTCATCCTGGCGCGCGACCTGACCGGCCCGGGCGTGACGGCGGCCGACGTGCTGCGCGCCACCGACTGCGTGATGCCGTGTTTCGAGATCGTCGATTCGCGCATCAAGGACTGGAAGATCAAGATCCAGGACACCGTCGCGGACAACGCTTCGTGCGGCGTGCTGACCCTCGGTGGCACGCGCCGCAGCCCGCGCGACCTCGACCTGGCGCTGGCCGGCATGGTGCTGGAGAAGAACGGCGAAATCATTTCCACCTCGTGTGGTGCGTCGGTCCAGGGCTCGCCGGTGAACGCCGTGGCGTGGCTCGCGAACACGCTCGGCCGGCTGGGCATCTCGCTCAAGGCGGGCGACGTGATCCTGTCGGGCTCGCAGTCGCCGCTGGTCCCGGTGAAAGCCGGCGACAGCCTGCACTGCAGCGTCGGCGGCCTGGGCAGCACCTCGGTGCGCTTCATCTGA
- a CDS encoding VOC family protein — MKPRLTVLTLAVDDLDRALRFYRDGLGFATPGIFGTEFEHGAVAFIDLQPGLKLALWPRRSLAHDTGLPLQPPSATELSLGHNVRSREEVDAVMAQAAAAGAVVVKPAQDTFWGGYGGYFQDPDGHLWEVVWNPHLLPDD; from the coding sequence ATGAAGCCCCGCCTCACCGTCCTCACGCTGGCCGTCGACGACCTCGACCGCGCGCTACGCTTCTACCGCGATGGCCTCGGCTTCGCCACACCCGGCATCTTCGGCACCGAGTTCGAACACGGCGCGGTGGCCTTCATCGACCTGCAGCCCGGCCTGAAGCTGGCGCTCTGGCCGCGCCGCAGCCTGGCGCACGACACCGGCCTGCCGCTGCAGCCGCCCAGTGCCACCGAACTCTCCCTCGGCCACAACGTGCGTTCGCGCGAGGAGGTCGATGCGGTCATGGCGCAGGCCGCCGCCGCGGGCGCGGTGGTCGTCAAGCCGGCGCAGGACACGTTCTGGGGTGGCTACGGCGGCTACTTCCAGGATCCGGACGGACACCTGTGGGAGGTGGTCTGGAATCCCCATCTGCTGCCGGATGACTGA
- a CDS encoding alpha/beta fold hydrolase produces the protein MNPELGRRVRTGTFETNVHDLGTAAEDQPPVLLIHGSGPGVSAWANWRLVMPVLAQQRRVIAPDMVGFGYTDRPAGTAYIMDTWVQQALDLLDALDVPQVDLIGNSFGGALSLALAIRAPQRVRRLVLMGSVGVPFVITPGLDAVWGYEPSFETMRGLLDIFAYSRALVTDELAELRYQASIRPGFQESFSAMFPAPRQRWVDAMASPEAAIRSLPHETLVIHGREDQVIPLSNSLTLADWIPNSQLHVFGHCGHWTQIEHSARFAQLVTNFLAEADATR, from the coding sequence ATGAACCCCGAACTCGGCCGCCGCGTCCGCACCGGCACCTTCGAGACCAACGTCCACGACCTCGGCACCGCCGCTGAGGACCAGCCGCCCGTGCTGCTCATCCACGGCTCCGGGCCGGGCGTGTCGGCGTGGGCGAACTGGCGGCTGGTGATGCCGGTGCTCGCGCAGCAGCGCCGCGTGATCGCGCCCGACATGGTCGGCTTCGGCTACACCGATCGACCGGCCGGCACCGCCTACATCATGGACACTTGGGTGCAGCAGGCGCTCGACCTGCTCGACGCGCTGGACGTGCCGCAGGTCGACCTGATCGGCAACTCCTTCGGCGGCGCGCTGTCGCTGGCGCTGGCCATCCGGGCGCCGCAGCGTGTGCGGCGGCTGGTGCTGATGGGCTCGGTCGGCGTGCCGTTCGTGATCACGCCGGGGCTGGACGCGGTGTGGGGCTACGAGCCGTCGTTCGAGACGATGCGCGGGCTGCTGGACATCTTCGCGTACAGCCGCGCGCTGGTCACGGACGAGCTGGCCGAACTGCGCTACCAGGCCAGCATCCGGCCCGGCTTCCAGGAATCGTTCTCCGCGATGTTCCCGGCGCCGCGCCAGCGCTGGGTCGATGCGATGGCCAGCCCGGAAGCCGCCATCCGCAGCCTGCCGCACGAGACGCTGGTAATCCACGGCCGCGAGGACCAGGTCATCCCGCTGTCCAACTCGCTGACCCTGGCCGACTGGATTCCGAACAGCCAGCTCCACGTCTTCGGCCACTGCGGCCACTGGACGCAGATCGAGCACAGCGCCCGCTTCGCGCAACTGGTCACCAACTTCCTCGCCGAAGCCGACGCGACCCGCTGA
- a CDS encoding fused MFS/spermidine synthase produces the protein MTEPAAARPPALSRPQLYAIVFIEGFCSLGAEVLALRQLVPHLGSSIIVTAPTIGLFLLALALGYHTGAKVERDYLAAVSRNFLWSAVVCGVGLAGVSVDGLFAGMPSPWLAYLAFMAAVLCPLAWLLGQTVPILTNLMQHARAGESSGYALYYSTLGSFLGSVTLSLGVMQWLGVSAAVSVCAALLVLGFGLVSARSGRTALTAAALLALIGVGHLWLRPGIDTAYASYSVVPVQLDGAVNPRAFKSNNSIASLIDEGTPPHYARYVSHIRRVLLEDFGFRDRPILVLGAGGFTLSHRETENRYTYVDIDPAIRAIAEEHFLGEAARGEFIVDDARHFVARTDRRFDAAVVDVYSSHTSIPGHLVTREFWQSTRRVLTADGVLIANLILDGQLATPYARNLLATIESVYGRCAVEVLHRRQPLSNVVVMCHARSEVQPTSVYVDERNAADLDLARSR, from the coding sequence ATGACTGAACCCGCGGCAGCCCGCCCGCCCGCGCTGTCCCGGCCGCAGCTCTACGCCATCGTCTTCATCGAGGGCTTCTGCTCGCTGGGCGCGGAGGTGCTCGCGCTGCGGCAGCTCGTGCCGCACCTGGGCAGCTCCATCATCGTCACCGCCCCGACGATCGGGCTGTTCCTGCTCGCGCTGGCTCTCGGGTACCACACGGGGGCCAAGGTCGAGCGGGACTACCTCGCCGCCGTGTCGCGCAACTTCCTGTGGTCGGCGGTGGTCTGCGGGGTGGGGCTGGCTGGGGTGAGCGTGGACGGGCTGTTCGCGGGGATGCCGTCGCCGTGGCTGGCCTACCTCGCCTTCATGGCGGCCGTGCTGTGTCCGCTGGCGTGGCTGCTGGGCCAGACCGTGCCCATCCTCACCAACTTGATGCAACACGCCCGGGCCGGCGAGTCGAGCGGCTACGCGCTGTACTACTCGACGCTCGGCTCCTTCCTCGGCTCGGTGACGCTGTCGCTGGGGGTGATGCAGTGGCTGGGCGTGTCGGCGGCGGTGTCGGTGTGCGCGGCGCTGCTGGTGCTCGGCTTCGGGCTGGTGAGCGCCCGCAGCGGACGCACGGCGCTGACGGCGGCGGCGCTGCTGGCGCTGATCGGCGTGGGCCATCTGTGGCTGCGGCCGGGGATCGACACGGCCTACGCGAGCTACAGCGTCGTGCCGGTGCAGCTCGACGGCGCCGTCAACCCGCGTGCGTTCAAGAGCAACAACTCCATTGCCTCACTGATCGACGAGGGCACGCCGCCGCACTACGCCCGCTACGTCAGCCACATCCGCCGCGTGCTGCTGGAGGACTTCGGTTTCCGCGACCGGCCGATCCTGGTGCTGGGCGCAGGCGGCTTCACGCTGTCGCACCGCGAGACCGAGAACCGCTACACCTACGTGGACATCGACCCCGCGATCCGCGCCATCGCGGAGGAGCACTTCCTCGGCGAAGCGGCGCGTGGCGAGTTCATCGTGGACGATGCGCGGCATTTCGTGGCGCGTACGGACCGTCGCTTCGACGCCGCCGTGGTCGATGTCTACAGCTCGCACACCTCGATCCCCGGCCACCTCGTCACGCGCGAGTTCTGGCAGAGCACGCGCCGGGTGCTGACCGCCGACGGCGTGCTGATCGCCAACCTGATCCTCGACGGCCAGCTCGCCACGCCGTATGCACGCAACCTGCTGGCGACGATCGAGAGCGTGTACGGCCGCTGTGCGGTGGAGGTGCTGCACCGCCGCCAGCCGCTGAGCAATGTGGTCGTCATGTGCCACGCGCGCAGCGAGGTGCAGCCGACCAGCGTGTACGTGGACGAGCGCAATGCGGCGGACCTTGATCTGGCGCGTTCGCGGTGA
- the dmpG gene encoding 4-hydroxy-2-oxovalerate aldolase — MTTTTTPLSSLHGKKITVHDMTLRDGMHPKRHLMTLDQMKSIACGLDAAGVPLIEVTHGDGLGGSSVNYGFPAHTDEEYLGAVIPLMKQAKVSALLLPGIGTVEHLQMAHDLGVSTIRVATHCTEADVSEQHITYARKLGMDTVGFLMMAHMNSPEGLVKQAKLMEGYGANCIYITDSAGYMLPEDVKARLGAVRAALNPATELGFHGHHNLAMGIANSLAAIECGATRIDAAAAGLGAGAGNTPMEVLVAVCDRMGIETGVDVWKIQDVAEDLVVPIMDFPIRIDRDALTLGYAGVYGSFLLFAKRAEKKYGIPARDLLVELGRRKMVGGQEDMIEDTALTMARQRAAV, encoded by the coding sequence ATGACGACCACCACCACACCGCTGTCGAGCCTGCACGGCAAGAAGATCACCGTCCACGACATGACGCTGCGCGACGGGATGCACCCCAAGCGCCACCTGATGACGCTCGACCAGATGAAGTCGATCGCCTGCGGGCTCGACGCAGCCGGCGTGCCGCTGATCGAGGTCACCCACGGCGATGGCCTGGGCGGCTCCAGCGTCAACTACGGCTTCCCGGCGCACACCGACGAGGAATACCTCGGCGCGGTGATCCCGCTGATGAAGCAGGCCAAGGTGTCAGCGCTGCTGCTGCCCGGCATCGGCACCGTCGAGCACCTGCAGATGGCACATGACCTCGGCGTGAGCACGATCCGCGTGGCGACGCACTGCACCGAAGCCGATGTCAGCGAGCAGCACATCACCTACGCCCGCAAGCTCGGCATGGACACGGTCGGCTTCCTGATGATGGCGCATATGAACTCGCCTGAAGGGCTGGTCAAGCAGGCCAAGCTGATGGAGGGCTACGGCGCCAACTGCATCTACATCACCGACTCGGCCGGCTACATGCTGCCGGAGGACGTGAAGGCGCGGCTCGGCGCGGTGCGCGCGGCACTGAACCCGGCCACGGAACTCGGCTTCCACGGCCACCACAACCTGGCGATGGGCATCGCCAACAGCCTGGCCGCGATCGAGTGCGGCGCGACGCGCATCGACGCGGCAGCGGCGGGCCTGGGTGCTGGCGCCGGCAACACGCCGATGGAAGTGCTCGTCGCGGTGTGCGACCGGATGGGCATCGAGACCGGTGTGGATGTCTGGAAGATCCAGGACGTGGCCGAAGACTTGGTCGTGCCGATCATGGACTTCCCGATCCGCATCGACCGCGATGCGCTGACGCTGGGCTACGCGGGTGTCTACGGCAGCTTCCTGCTGTTCGCCAAGCGCGCCGAGAAGAAATACGGCATCCCGGCGCGCGACCTGCTGGTCGAACTCGGCCGCCGCAAGATGGTCGGCGGCCAGGAAGACATGATCGAGGACACCGCCCTCACCATGGCCCGCCAGCGCGCCGCCGTCTGA
- a CDS encoding acetaldehyde dehydrogenase (acetylating), with the protein MTQNRKIKCALIGPGNIGTDLLAKLQRSPVLEPVWMVGIDPESDGLKRAREMGIKTTSDGVDGLVPHMQADGVQIVFDATSAYVHAENSRKVNEQGALMIDLTPAAIGPFCVPPVNLKAHVGSGEMNVNMVTCGGQATIPMVAAVSRVQAVAYGEIVATVSSRSVGPGTRKNIDEFTRTTAGAVEKVGGAQKGKAIIVINPAEPPLMMRDTVHCLVDEAAGAPDQAAITASVHAMLAEVQKYVPGYRLVNGPVFDGQRVSVYLEVEGLGDYLPKYAGNLDIMTAAAARTAEMFAEEILKGELVLRPTAPAVAA; encoded by the coding sequence ATGACACAGAACCGCAAGATCAAGTGCGCCCTGATCGGGCCCGGCAACATCGGCACCGACCTGCTCGCCAAGCTGCAGCGCTCGCCCGTCCTCGAACCGGTATGGATGGTGGGCATCGACCCCGAATCCGACGGCCTGAAACGCGCCCGCGAGATGGGCATCAAGACCACGTCGGACGGCGTGGACGGCCTGGTGCCCCACATGCAGGCGGACGGCGTGCAGATCGTGTTCGATGCCACCAGCGCCTACGTCCACGCCGAGAACTCGCGCAAGGTGAACGAACAAGGCGCGCTGATGATCGACCTGACGCCGGCGGCGATCGGGCCGTTCTGCGTGCCGCCGGTGAACCTGAAGGCGCATGTCGGCTCCGGCGAGATGAACGTCAACATGGTCACCTGCGGCGGGCAGGCGACCATCCCGATGGTCGCCGCGGTCAGCCGCGTGCAGGCGGTCGCCTACGGGGAGATCGTCGCGACCGTGTCGAGCCGCTCGGTCGGCCCCGGCACGCGCAAGAACATCGACGAATTCACCCGCACGACCGCGGGCGCGGTGGAGAAGGTCGGCGGCGCGCAGAAGGGCAAGGCGATCATCGTCATCAACCCAGCCGAGCCACCGCTGATGATGCGCGACACGGTGCATTGCCTGGTGGATGAAGCCGCCGGTGCGCCGGACCAGGCTGCCATCACCGCCTCGGTCCACGCGATGCTGGCCGAGGTACAGAAATACGTGCCCGGCTACCGGCTGGTCAACGGCCCGGTGTTCGACGGCCAGCGCGTGTCGGTCTACCTCGAAGTCGAGGGCCTGGGCGACTACCTGCCCAAGTACGCCGGCAACCTCGACATCATGACCGCCGCCGCTGCCCGTACCGCCGAGATGTTCGCCGAGGAGATCCTCAAGGGCGAACTGGTCCTGCGGCCCACCGCGCCCGCCGTGGCCGCCTGA
- the dmpH gene encoding 2-oxo-3-hexenedioate decarboxylase, whose translation MQLDRQTIELLALHVEAAELNARDITKITDDYPLMDWDDAYAIQDEIRRRKEARGNKTVGLKAGLTSFAKMKQMGVDTPCFGFVSDYMARPDGGEIRMSELIHPKVEAEICIVTKAPLKGPGCHVGTVMAAIDFVLPAVEIIDSRYRDFKFDLKSVIADNTSASRFVIGGRSRNVEELDLRTLGVVLEKNGQIVAMAAGAAVLGHPAAAVAMMANHLGARGQEIPAGPFIMTGGVTEAIAVQAGDSVNVRFQDLGSVSMRFVE comes from the coding sequence ATGCAACTCGACCGCCAGACCATCGAACTGCTCGCCCTCCACGTCGAGGCCGCCGAGCTGAACGCCCGCGACATCACCAAGATCACCGACGACTATCCCCTGATGGACTGGGACGACGCCTACGCCATCCAGGACGAGATCCGCCGCCGCAAGGAAGCGCGCGGCAACAAGACCGTCGGCCTGAAAGCCGGGCTGACCTCGTTCGCCAAGATGAAGCAGATGGGCGTGGACACCCCCTGCTTCGGCTTCGTCAGCGACTACATGGCGCGCCCCGACGGCGGCGAAATCAGGATGTCCGAGCTGATCCACCCGAAGGTGGAGGCCGAGATCTGCATCGTCACCAAGGCGCCGCTGAAGGGCCCCGGCTGCCACGTCGGCACGGTGATGGCGGCGATCGACTTCGTGCTGCCCGCAGTGGAAATCATCGACAGCCGCTACCGCGACTTCAAGTTCGACCTGAAGAGTGTCATCGCCGACAACACTTCGGCCTCGCGCTTCGTGATCGGCGGGCGCTCGCGCAACGTCGAGGAACTCGACCTGCGCACGCTCGGCGTGGTGCTGGAGAAGAACGGCCAGATCGTGGCGATGGCGGCGGGCGCAGCGGTGCTCGGTCACCCGGCCGCGGCGGTCGCGATGATGGCCAACCACCTCGGCGCGCGCGGCCAGGAGATCCCCGCCGGCCCCTTCATCATGACCGGCGGCGTCACGGAAGCCATCGCGGTGCAGGCCGGCGACAGCGTGAATGTGCGCTTCCAGGACCTGGGCAGCGTGTCGATGCGCTTCGTCGAATAA
- a CDS encoding 2-hydroxymuconate tautomerase encodes MPFAQIYMLEGRTEDQKRAVIEKVTQALHEAVGAPKEAIRVWIHDMPKENWGIAGVSAKDLGR; translated from the coding sequence ATGCCATTCGCCCAGATCTACATGCTCGAAGGCCGCACCGAGGACCAGAAGCGCGCCGTGATCGAGAAGGTCACGCAGGCGCTGCACGAAGCCGTCGGTGCCCCGAAGGAAGCCATCCGCGTCTGGATCCACGACATGCCCAAGGAGAACTGGGGCATCGCGGGGGTCAGCGCGAAGGACCTGGGGCGCTGA
- a CDS encoding class I SAM-dependent methyltransferase → MGLDKSPVVLGKDHFRQLYQTELEQEAEWLRRGAREKVNSIEQFLRAHDLHPRRLVELGCGVGAVITECQRRSLAATYMGVDYSQEAVDYLRAHSPGIEAVQGDITDPQFRVDEPSDVVVVSHVLEHLEEPARFLHSMQRALKFSHAVIEVPLEDLMASRLKARLKDRTGNVAGHVQFFTSTSFEALIESCGLRIVDRRNYAPVLDMDTIRFVSQKDGLALHRYWLKAVTNHYLPQWLMPWWKRLYYAHHAVLCTAR, encoded by the coding sequence ATGGGCCTGGACAAATCTCCGGTGGTGCTGGGCAAGGACCACTTTCGCCAGCTGTACCAGACCGAACTCGAGCAGGAGGCCGAGTGGCTGCGGCGAGGTGCAAGGGAGAAGGTGAATTCGATCGAGCAGTTCCTGCGCGCCCATGATCTCCATCCGCGCCGGTTGGTGGAACTGGGCTGCGGCGTTGGTGCGGTGATCACGGAATGCCAGCGCAGGTCACTGGCGGCGACCTACATGGGCGTCGATTATTCGCAGGAGGCGGTGGATTACCTGCGCGCCCATTCCCCGGGCATCGAGGCCGTGCAGGGCGACATCACCGACCCGCAGTTCCGCGTCGACGAGCCGAGCGACGTCGTGGTTGTCAGCCATGTGCTGGAACATCTGGAGGAGCCCGCCCGGTTCCTGCACTCCATGCAGCGGGCGCTGAAGTTCTCGCACGCAGTCATCGAGGTGCCCCTGGAAGACTTGATGGCGAGCAGGCTGAAAGCGCGCCTGAAGGACCGCACTGGCAATGTCGCCGGGCATGTCCAGTTTTTCACCTCGACCTCCTTCGAGGCCCTGATCGAATCCTGCGGACTGCGCATCGTGGACCGGCGGAACTATGCGCCGGTGCTCGACATGGACACGATCCGCTTCGTGTCGCAAAAGGATGGGCTGGCACTGCACCGCTACTGGCTCAAGGCCGTCACCAACCATTACCTGCCGCAGTGGCTCATGCCGTGGTGGAAGCGGCTGTATTACGCCCACCACGCGGTGTTGTGCACCGCGCGGTAA
- a CDS encoding MFS transporter, with the protein MTPSQRPRAVLTGVFFAFAFGLGLFAGAIPTLMRQTGLDTAGLGLALTLHSAAYVGAMTVGGRLLRRIEVRRLMRWVLVLHALTFVALFAAGSPLALTASLVALGLTAGTVDLAMNTDGTALEREAGRPVLIRMHAAASGAFAIGAISGSVVASQFEALACAGLAVLSIAPVVWALTRIPPRAMAVLGAPSSTDAAVSPSRAHLGLPVLLLGVVLGVCIAAEITAQMWSAQFLAQQGGPNPALAGAGAALFAGCQAIVRSLGDTLRHRFDDHRVITVSLVLAALGFAAVALADGFVSSVLGFALVGVGTACVVPCCFALVAKQAPQRAADALGVASLVAGALRLPTPLCLGFVAATWSDAVAFGGIAGLLAAGVVLVVWMHRRPAPVAAAVSAPGPSR; encoded by the coding sequence ATGACTCCTTCGCAGCGGCCCCGCGCCGTCCTCACCGGCGTGTTCTTCGCCTTCGCCTTCGGCCTGGGGCTGTTCGCTGGCGCGATCCCGACGCTGATGCGCCAGACCGGCCTCGACACCGCCGGCCTCGGGCTGGCGCTGACGCTGCACAGCGCGGCCTACGTCGGCGCGATGACCGTGGGCGGGCGGCTGCTGCGCCGCATCGAGGTGCGGCGGTTGATGCGCTGGGTGCTGGTGCTGCACGCGCTGACCTTCGTGGCGCTGTTTGCCGCCGGCTCGCCGCTGGCGCTGACGGCGAGCCTGGTCGCGCTCGGCCTGACCGCCGGCACGGTCGATCTGGCGATGAACACCGATGGCACGGCGCTGGAGCGCGAGGCGGGCCGGCCGGTGCTGATCCGGATGCACGCGGCAGCGTCCGGTGCGTTCGCGATCGGTGCGATCAGCGGCAGCGTGGTGGCGAGCCAGTTCGAGGCGCTGGCGTGCGCGGGGCTGGCCGTGCTGTCGATCGCGCCCGTGGTGTGGGCGCTGACGCGGATCCCGCCGAGGGCGATGGCGGTGCTTGGGGCGCCGTCATCGACGGATGCCGCGGTCTCACCGTCACGCGCCCATCTCGGGCTGCCCGTGCTGCTGCTCGGCGTGGTGCTGGGCGTGTGCATCGCCGCCGAGATCACCGCGCAGATGTGGTCGGCGCAGTTCCTGGCGCAGCAGGGCGGGCCGAATCCGGCGCTGGCCGGCGCAGGTGCGGCGCTGTTCGCGGGCTGTCAGGCGATCGTGCGCAGCCTGGGCGACACGCTGCGGCACCGCTTCGACGACCACCGCGTCATCACCGTGTCGCTGGTGCTGGCCGCGCTGGGCTTCGCCGCGGTGGCGCTGGCGGACGGGTTCGTCAGCAGCGTGCTCGGCTTCGCGCTGGTGGGGGTGGGCACGGCGTGTGTCGTGCCGTGCTGCTTCGCGCTGGTGGCGAAGCAGGCGCCGCAGCGCGCGGCCGATGCGCTGGGTGTCGCCTCGCTGGTCGCGGGCGCGCTGCGATTGCCGACGCCGCTGTGCCTGGGGTTCGTCGCCGCGACGTGGTCGGATGCGGTGGCCTTTGGCGGGATCGCGGGGCTGCTGGCGGCGGGGGTGGTGCTGGTGGTGTGGATGCACCGGCGGCCGGCACCAGTGGCCGCTGCGGTCAGCGCCCCAGGTCCTTCGCGCTGA
- a CDS encoding GDP-mannose mannosyl hydrolase, giving the protein MTAPPTPTHRHYLPHDTLLTVVRHTPLVSIDLVCRNARGEVLLGLRQNRPAQGTWFVPGGRILKDERVADALRRIAAAELGFHPDEVAAARPLGVFEHLYPDNFSGTEDVTTHYVVLAYEVTVGEDSVRSLDSQHSALQWWPVGALLASDAVHVNTRAYFDDAITCTRTP; this is encoded by the coding sequence ATGACCGCGCCGCCAACCCCCACCCACCGCCACTACCTCCCCCACGACACCCTGCTGACCGTCGTCCGCCACACCCCCCTGGTCTCGATCGACCTCGTCTGCCGCAACGCCCGCGGCGAGGTGCTGCTCGGCCTACGCCAGAACCGCCCGGCGCAGGGCACGTGGTTCGTCCCCGGCGGGCGCATCCTCAAGGACGAGCGCGTGGCCGACGCGCTGCGCCGCATCGCCGCCGCCGAACTCGGTTTCCACCCCGACGAGGTCGCCGCCGCCCGGCCGCTGGGCGTGTTCGAGCACCTCTACCCCGACAACTTCTCCGGCACCGAGGACGTGACGACGCACTACGTCGTGCTCGCCTACGAGGTGACCGTCGGCGAAGACTCGGTCCGCTCGCTCGACAGCCAGCACAGCGCGCTGCAGTGGTGGCCGGTGGGCGCGCTGCTCGCCAGCGACGCGGTCCACGTCAACACCCGCGCCTACTTCGACGACGCCATCACCTGCACCCGCACGCCATGA